A segment of the Coffea arabica cultivar ET-39 chromosome 8c, Coffea Arabica ET-39 HiFi, whole genome shotgun sequence genome:
TAAACTTTATGACATGACACATTTTAATCGAAAGAAGAATGCTATGGTTGACGAGACATCAGCTGAAAAACTGgtaagaaaaatatcactttcaACTGAATACCAATGCTTCATGTCTCTTATGCATATATCAATAATAGCAAACCTGTGATTGTAGAGTAAAATGAAGGAGTTACATCTAGAAGCTCAATCTAGTGGTGTAAATCGAACCGAAGAAGACATCTGTATTGAGGTGACTGGGCGTATAACTGGATATGTACATGGTCGTGGACCCTCCAAGGCTAGTTTAATTACACAAAAACTTGCAGAGATAGAAGAATTCAAGAAAAGGGCAGAACAAGCTGAGAAACGATCAGTTGAATTGGAAGTTCAAGTCCAATCTCAACAGCAGCTGATGCAAAGGCTTGAGAATCAACAAGCTGAAATGCAAAACCAGCAGCTTGAAATGCAGGAACTCCTTAAGGCTTTACGAGCAGAATTGCAGTCCAAGAACCAAGGCAATGGAAATGCATCTGGTAGTAATAGCTGGTAATGCATCCTTCTCATACGAATAGTTGAATTACAATACTAATGTGAATTGTTGCTATTCTGATCCTTTAACTTAATGATTCTGGGGCTGATGTTATGCATCATTGTGGACTGTTTTTGATAATAGcattttttggggctgatgtGACCTGTTTTTGGGTAACTTGTGGTCACTGTGGACTGTTTTTTGGTAATAGTTGGTAATAGTattttttggggctgatgttATGCATCATTGCGGACTATTTTTTGTTATAGTTGTGTAGTTTATGGTTATGGTTATGGCTGATCTGTAGTTTTTGGTAACTTGTGGTCACTGTGGACTGTTTTAGGGTAATAGCTGGTAATAAcattttttggggctgatgttATGCATCATTGTGGACTGT
Coding sequences within it:
- the LOC140013873 gene encoding uncharacterized protein; amino-acid sequence: MTVGPIKLYDMTHFNRKKNAMVDETSAEKLSKMKELHLEAQSSGVNRTEEDICIEVTGRITGYVHGRGPSKASLITQKLAEIEEFKKRAEQAEKRSVELEVQVQSQQQLMQRLENQQAEMQNQQLEMQELLKALRAELQSKNQGNGNASGSNS